In Arthrobacter sp. CDRTa11, one DNA window encodes the following:
- a CDS encoding DEAD/DEAH box helicase encodes MSWLENDQELVAEIGVRVGLRDPNCRALSAIVDNIGADDFREVVCDLATGVGKTYITAGLVEYLFAKGVRNVLIMTPGKVVLEKTVGNFTPGHPKYIPNLEVQPLVVTRENFQRSEVGDALHNPNTLKIFIFNVHQLLKPNIKDNRATFEPNEFIGTGLYEHLQTADDLVVIADEHHTYHEQAAKFSKAVREISPRALVGLTATPAEADLEKVIFRYRLADAIVDEYVKIPTLAYRLNGHASVDLQLADACAVRDAKELVYLDYAVQENLPARKPLLLVVCASISEATDFTDKLVSEHFGGDQSAVLCITSESSEADLQALETVERPDSPVRAVVSVSKLKEGWDVKTVAVIMVTRKLASETLTEQIMGRGLRLPFGRRVGIPLIDQLDIIDHQSYKKLLAQKNLLLEQLIPDEDVRNHVREEHETEPGETDSPTAGVVANHTEDDSLSSTGTGAGDPAAGPDGIAFAWSPGAPAAENDATVLDASEVFLIQEIGQRVQQAQKPTHMYKDAKFKEIYFPAQRTEITPAAFSLSAVNNAQAFSVGAKYTQEVSDRLTRKALEATRDEAGTVSIQEVQQDYLEGYQEKAPVSEVKSEVIARLRKKDLFVGTTAEKNALNRLVDQFLLGAGVGKDQDSIEWGVNRTVMAVNGLLRLIDDSYAKQTSVGVPSFRFELVEVPLSPVIFPDKPIVHKDMAGPVKDRYYNGWKRSAMPLVAFDAATTELALARLIDATPEVAAWTRLYVNGDRDVSIDVGARSYYPDLIAVDEDNVHYLIEGKADRDLTRQEVTENRVAAQRWQNHVNDSGEFPQWQYLFCSETMIKEANGSWEVLKSFASEFTN; translated from the coding sequence ATGAGTTGGCTGGAGAACGATCAGGAGCTTGTGGCGGAAATCGGTGTCCGGGTCGGGCTCCGGGACCCCAACTGCCGCGCGCTGTCCGCCATCGTCGATAATATCGGTGCGGACGATTTCCGCGAGGTTGTCTGCGATCTGGCGACCGGGGTGGGCAAGACTTACATCACCGCTGGATTGGTCGAGTATCTCTTTGCCAAGGGTGTTCGAAATGTCCTGATTATGACTCCGGGCAAAGTTGTCTTGGAGAAGACGGTAGGAAACTTCACTCCGGGGCACCCCAAGTACATACCGAACTTGGAAGTCCAGCCCCTTGTTGTGACGAGAGAAAATTTTCAGCGCTCCGAGGTGGGCGATGCCCTCCATAACCCGAACACGCTCAAGATTTTCATCTTCAACGTCCACCAGCTTCTCAAACCCAATATCAAGGACAACAGGGCGACATTCGAGCCTAATGAGTTCATCGGCACCGGGTTGTATGAGCACCTTCAGACAGCCGACGATCTGGTTGTCATTGCAGATGAGCACCACACTTACCACGAGCAAGCAGCCAAGTTCTCGAAAGCTGTCCGGGAGATCAGCCCCCGTGCGCTCGTTGGGCTGACTGCGACCCCAGCCGAAGCCGACCTTGAAAAGGTCATCTTCCGTTATCGACTGGCTGATGCGATCGTCGACGAGTACGTGAAAATCCCCACGCTTGCCTACCGCCTCAATGGTCATGCCTCAGTCGATCTTCAGTTGGCAGATGCCTGTGCAGTTCGGGATGCCAAAGAGCTTGTCTATCTGGACTATGCCGTTCAGGAAAACCTTCCCGCTCGGAAACCTTTGCTGCTAGTCGTCTGTGCAAGCATCAGCGAAGCCACCGACTTCACCGACAAGTTGGTCAGTGAACATTTTGGCGGTGACCAGAGTGCTGTCCTCTGCATTACCAGCGAGTCTTCTGAAGCTGATTTGCAGGCACTGGAAACTGTTGAACGCCCGGACTCGCCTGTGCGCGCTGTTGTCAGCGTCAGCAAGCTGAAAGAGGGCTGGGATGTAAAGACAGTTGCAGTGATCATGGTGACACGAAAGCTGGCTTCTGAAACTCTAACTGAGCAGATTATGGGACGCGGGCTGAGACTTCCCTTTGGTCGCCGTGTTGGCATTCCTTTGATCGATCAGCTCGACATCATCGACCACCAGAGCTATAAGAAGCTTCTTGCCCAGAAGAACCTTCTGCTGGAACAGCTAATCCCAGACGAAGACGTCCGGAACCACGTCCGGGAAGAACATGAGACCGAGCCGGGGGAGACGGACAGCCCCACAGCGGGAGTGGTGGCTAACCACACTGAGGATGATTCCCTTTCGTCGACGGGTACTGGTGCTGGAGACCCGGCAGCAGGACCGGATGGTATTGCTTTTGCTTGGAGCCCCGGTGCACCCGCCGCAGAGAATGACGCAACTGTGTTGGACGCCTCGGAAGTTTTCCTGATTCAGGAAATTGGACAACGAGTTCAGCAGGCGCAGAAGCCGACACACATGTACAAAGACGCAAAATTCAAGGAGATTTACTTCCCAGCGCAGAGAACGGAAATCACTCCGGCAGCCTTTAGTCTCTCGGCGGTCAATAACGCTCAGGCATTCAGCGTCGGCGCCAAGTACACCCAAGAAGTGTCTGACCGCCTGACTCGTAAGGCACTGGAGGCAACGCGGGATGAAGCCGGAACGGTGTCTATCCAAGAGGTTCAACAGGATTACCTTGAGGGCTATCAGGAGAAAGCTCCGGTCTCGGAGGTTAAGTCTGAGGTGATCGCGCGGCTGAGAAAGAAAGACCTGTTTGTCGGGACCACTGCGGAGAAGAACGCTCTAAACCGTCTCGTTGATCAGTTTCTGCTCGGCGCTGGAGTAGGCAAGGACCAAGACAGCATCGAGTGGGGCGTGAACCGTACGGTAATGGCAGTCAACGGATTGCTTAGGCTCATCGATGACAGCTACGCGAAGCAAACGTCCGTTGGCGTCCCCTCGTTTCGTTTTGAACTTGTTGAAGTGCCTCTGTCGCCAGTCATCTTCCCCGACAAGCCAATCGTGCACAAAGACATGGCTGGACCAGTCAAAGACCGCTACTACAACGGATGGAAGCGCTCTGCGATGCCGTTGGTCGCCTTTGACGCAGCAACTACCGAACTGGCACTAGCGCGGCTCATTGATGCGACACCCGAGGTAGCCGCTTGGACCCGGCTCTACGTAAATGGCGACCGAGATGTGAGCATCGATGTGGGCGCACGGAGCTATTACCCTGACCTCATCGCGGTCGATGAGGACAACGTCCACTACCTCATAGAAGGCAAAGCGGACAGGGACCTCACGCGACAAGAAGTCACGGAAAACCGGGTTGCTGCCCAGCGTTGGCAGAACCACGTCAACGATTCCGGGGAGTTCCCGCAATGGCAGTATTTGTTCTGTTCCGAAACGATGATCAAGGAAGCCAACGGATCATGGGAAGTGCTCAAGTCGTTCGCAAGCGAGTTCACCAACTGA
- a CDS encoding ArsR/SmtB family transcription factor, which yields MPSEPAPLTSSLAVEWDGGAARGSAATSGNFEQVTGATFIEIAAIKERNMSRIGKSIPWEQSWKVDSEFLAVSNLDRQLILRQLSTGPKSGKDLCELIGDISQPEMSRHLKILVEARLVTAARVPKKATILYTYQDEMVMEMIDSLSRLNEPRYTRIKAKMDARKARLSDSV from the coding sequence ATGCCCAGCGAGCCTGCACCACTCACCTCTTCGCTGGCTGTCGAGTGGGACGGCGGCGCTGCGCGCGGCTCAGCGGCAACGAGCGGAAATTTCGAGCAGGTCACAGGCGCTACTTTCATTGAGATAGCAGCCATCAAGGAGCGGAACATGAGTCGTATCGGAAAGTCCATCCCGTGGGAGCAGAGCTGGAAAGTTGATTCAGAGTTCCTTGCCGTTTCTAACCTCGACCGGCAGCTCATCTTGCGTCAATTGTCGACGGGACCCAAGTCCGGCAAAGACCTGTGCGAACTAATCGGTGACATCTCTCAGCCTGAAATGTCCCGGCACTTGAAGATTCTGGTGGAAGCCCGGCTCGTGACGGCGGCGCGTGTTCCAAAGAAGGCGACGATCTTGTACACCTACCAAGACGAGATGGTCATGGAAATGATCGACTCCCTGTCCCGGCTGAACGAACCCCGCTATACGCGCATAAAGGCAAAGATGGATGCACGGAAAGCAAGGCTCAGCGATTCCGTCTGA
- a CDS encoding ATP-dependent nuclease — MGVLRCHNEELKRWGVLPSPCVVDGGPVKLSTFKIENHSRLADCTIEVRKHLVIVGPNDVGKSSLLRCLDLLLGASTAALYGRLDATDFRDKSLPFVVDATLTDLKPDDYALFPDEIYVDPVTGERHLRVQLSVSLDSEETLSATRTAPDGSTGRQMSRDQLAGLGWKTVGAAHSTSRDFRDDRNTSLDDIISAIELGDEEAQFESIAAAFQGQLDGSAVLRKLRSRLSNQLKKALPEGIEQDDLSFVSTATDDLLSDVRLQIRRKGELRNMTEQSDGARALFAIALYDLVAESANIVAIDEPEIHLHPSSQRSLGRLLRDGANQKILATHSPDIVGIFDVDDVVVVKPGGVVVQPSAGFLDDEERLLAHWWVANKLEPLTSRRVALVEGPADRIIIQKAAELTDRDLDRLGVALVELGGAGDVKYVHKLFGSSGFNVAMSILIDRDAVSETETHLGLTESEFASNSVFVSEADLEDEYTSALGHIELFAALESSKLFTKNELRNCTRSGTGGTVLPADVAAFCRFKSSYKVRAALVAASIMDEASARKVGSVDALLSDVMERSEW; from the coding sequence ATGGGGGTGCTGCGTTGTCATAATGAGGAGCTGAAGCGTTGGGGCGTCCTTCCTAGCCCCTGTGTCGTTGACGGGGGACCAGTGAAACTAAGCACTTTCAAAATTGAGAATCATAGCCGGTTGGCGGATTGCACTATCGAGGTACGTAAACATCTCGTAATCGTGGGTCCAAACGACGTTGGGAAGTCTTCGCTACTCCGATGCCTTGACCTACTGCTTGGTGCTTCAACTGCCGCACTCTACGGCAGACTAGACGCCACCGATTTTAGGGATAAGTCGCTTCCGTTCGTTGTCGACGCGACCTTGACTGATCTCAAGCCGGACGACTACGCCCTGTTTCCGGATGAGATTTACGTCGATCCGGTTACTGGGGAGAGGCACCTGCGAGTGCAGTTGAGCGTGAGCCTTGATTCCGAGGAGACGCTCAGCGCCACGAGAACTGCGCCGGACGGTTCGACAGGCAGGCAAATGTCACGGGATCAGTTAGCGGGCTTGGGCTGGAAGACAGTAGGCGCAGCGCATTCGACGTCCCGAGACTTCAGAGACGACCGCAACACCTCGCTGGACGACATCATTTCCGCGATCGAGCTTGGAGACGAGGAGGCGCAATTTGAGTCGATTGCCGCAGCTTTTCAAGGTCAACTTGATGGCTCCGCTGTTCTAAGGAAGCTTCGATCACGGTTATCCAATCAGCTCAAGAAGGCGCTCCCTGAAGGCATCGAGCAGGACGACTTAAGTTTCGTTTCGACTGCCACGGACGACTTGCTGAGTGACGTCAGACTCCAAATTCGTCGGAAGGGCGAGCTGCGGAACATGACGGAACAGTCAGACGGGGCAAGGGCTCTTTTTGCTATCGCGCTGTACGATCTCGTTGCTGAGTCGGCGAATATTGTTGCCATCGACGAACCAGAAATACATCTTCATCCATCCAGCCAACGAAGCCTAGGGCGCTTACTCCGCGATGGGGCAAACCAAAAAATCTTGGCAACTCATTCACCGGATATCGTCGGCATCTTTGACGTTGACGACGTCGTTGTCGTTAAGCCCGGTGGCGTCGTGGTTCAGCCGTCAGCCGGGTTTCTCGACGATGAGGAACGGCTACTTGCACATTGGTGGGTGGCGAATAAGTTAGAGCCCTTAACCTCCAGACGGGTAGCGCTGGTTGAGGGACCGGCTGATCGGATCATCATTCAGAAGGCAGCGGAGCTGACGGACAGGGACCTCGACCGGTTGGGCGTCGCACTAGTGGAACTGGGCGGCGCGGGCGATGTGAAGTACGTTCACAAGTTGTTCGGCAGTTCGGGCTTCAACGTGGCGATGTCGATCCTGATTGATCGCGATGCAGTAAGCGAGACTGAAACTCACCTAGGTTTGACAGAATCTGAGTTCGCGTCGAACTCAGTATTCGTGTCAGAGGCGGACTTAGAGGACGAGTACACTTCCGCACTTGGTCACATCGAACTCTTTGCGGCTTTGGAGTCTTCCAAGCTATTCACAAAGAACGAGCTGAGGAACTGTACGCGGTCGGGGACAGGCGGAACAGTTCTCCCCGCTGACGTCGCCGCGTTTTGCAGGTTCAAATCAAGTTACAAGGTCCGAGCTGCCTTGGTCGCGGCAAGCATTATGGATGAGGCGTCGGCGCGAAAAGTGGGCAGCGTTGATGCATTGCTGTCCGACGTGATGGAGCGCTCAGAATGGTAG
- a CDS encoding DMT family transporter yields MVWVAVLLAVLGAFFLALGAQKQGSAVKADTGGLALSSNGFLRLLRNPRWMLGLLLLCTGMGMNAIALVSAPLTVVQPIGAIALVITTVVNARDQDLTINRATVVAIAGCVTGSALFVLLAVNATQENHHVGQADELTIVLLLALAVGLFGTLAVMFRHRMSAFIYIIGAGVLFGFVAVLTRIIGKHLLDPNGLALLNVQWYSVVAIAAAGGLGSWFVQNAYSGGPPDLVIAGLTVIDPIVGIAIGIVILGELRPDVHAVTAIAMAAAASLAIVGVIALSRHHPEVTKRRKDARKTVGRASR; encoded by the coding sequence ATGGTCTGGGTAGCTGTCCTGCTCGCGGTGCTTGGCGCTTTTTTCCTTGCCCTCGGAGCCCAAAAACAGGGGAGTGCTGTCAAGGCCGATACAGGCGGCCTGGCGCTGAGCTCCAACGGTTTTCTTCGCCTGCTGCGCAATCCGCGGTGGATGTTGGGCCTGCTCCTGTTGTGCACCGGAATGGGCATGAACGCGATTGCCCTGGTGTCCGCGCCGCTGACGGTTGTCCAGCCGATCGGCGCCATTGCCCTGGTCATCACCACCGTTGTCAACGCCAGGGACCAGGACCTGACGATTAACCGGGCCACGGTGGTAGCTATCGCGGGCTGCGTCACGGGGTCCGCCCTCTTTGTGCTCCTTGCCGTGAATGCGACCCAGGAAAACCATCACGTCGGCCAGGCGGACGAGCTCACCATTGTGCTCCTACTGGCACTGGCGGTGGGTCTGTTTGGCACGCTTGCGGTGATGTTCAGGCACCGGATGAGTGCCTTCATCTACATTATTGGGGCCGGCGTCCTGTTCGGCTTTGTGGCTGTGCTGACACGGATTATCGGCAAGCACCTCCTGGACCCCAACGGCCTGGCACTGCTAAATGTCCAGTGGTATTCGGTGGTGGCCATCGCGGCGGCCGGCGGGCTTGGTTCCTGGTTTGTGCAGAACGCCTACTCCGGCGGACCGCCGGACCTGGTCATTGCCGGGCTCACTGTCATCGATCCGATTGTGGGCATCGCCATAGGCATCGTTATCCTCGGCGAACTGCGTCCGGACGTCCATGCCGTGACGGCAATTGCGATGGCCGCTGCTGCTTCGCTTGCTATCGTTGGGGTAATCGCCCTTTCCAGGCACCATCCCGAGGTCACCAAGCGCAGGAAAGACGCGCGGAAGACCGTGGGCAGGGCGTCCCGCTAG
- a CDS encoding UvrD-helicase domain-containing protein — translation MLVVAPAGCGKTEALALRIAGLIKRDQVRRPRRILVVTFSKRARDNIRERLKYYVDSRKLQDMVTIANFHGLAARIVRAHGNVIGVEADAALPDSDWVAAECRLRGLGYDRTDDVRRVLRNTKLQPFTDEEVLHSLREHGDTIAESIEFKRREEGRLTYEDLLRHAEVILQNESVADIYAQHFECVVVDEFQDLTLQQLRLVRSIGGDKVTFAGDLAQGIYSFSGAAPNDVYESILEYAEKQIVFAESHRSSPAVLELVNALRNFTGGEHLTCAAPEAWSENGLAGVASFTTTETEAQWVYKFAAYVLERAPTHRVGVICRTAGRRRFVDEAFKAGSLPWHRWDDPLLDRETANATRRILSDLKRTSWQRAENPTEFLMNMADAEALHDPDTRTSLREALEWVHDELLRGAEATDLLARIKVGDSSAFISAPGVHLLSGHAGKGQQFDWVCVVGAEEGVLPFFKATSSEELAEEARVLSVMISRARHGALVLHSKSVADSYGRTRSKDASRFASSLKNAPLCRSGSAIVEWLKAADWQKISAN, via the coding sequence ATGCTGGTCGTAGCCCCTGCGGGATGCGGCAAAACCGAAGCCCTAGCACTCCGGATTGCAGGACTCATCAAGCGTGATCAGGTACGTAGACCTCGAAGAATCCTCGTCGTCACATTTTCCAAAAGAGCGCGAGATAATATTCGCGAGCGTCTCAAGTACTACGTGGATTCCCGCAAGCTTCAAGACATGGTCACGATTGCTAACTTCCATGGCTTGGCAGCCAGAATAGTCCGTGCTCACGGCAACGTCATCGGTGTTGAGGCGGACGCTGCGCTTCCGGATTCTGACTGGGTTGCCGCCGAGTGCCGACTGCGTGGGCTCGGCTACGATCGGACAGACGATGTGCGTCGGGTTCTTCGCAACACCAAATTGCAGCCGTTCACGGACGAGGAAGTCCTACACTCGCTCCGAGAGCACGGTGACACGATAGCGGAGTCAATTGAATTCAAGCGACGAGAGGAGGGACGACTTACCTACGAAGACCTCTTGCGCCACGCCGAAGTCATCCTCCAAAACGAATCTGTTGCCGACATCTACGCACAACACTTCGAATGTGTGGTCGTAGACGAGTTCCAAGATTTGACACTCCAGCAACTTCGACTTGTCAGGAGCATCGGAGGGGACAAAGTAACTTTCGCCGGAGACCTCGCACAGGGAATCTACTCGTTCTCCGGTGCTGCCCCCAACGACGTTTACGAGTCAATCTTGGAGTATGCCGAGAAACAGATTGTTTTCGCGGAATCCCATAGGTCATCCCCTGCCGTTCTGGAACTTGTCAACGCTCTACGTAACTTCACTGGCGGTGAACACCTAACATGTGCAGCGCCGGAAGCTTGGTCTGAAAATGGGCTGGCTGGCGTAGCTTCGTTCACCACCACGGAAACTGAGGCGCAGTGGGTCTACAAATTCGCAGCCTATGTACTGGAACGTGCTCCTACTCATCGCGTCGGGGTCATCTGTCGGACGGCAGGGAGACGCCGGTTTGTGGACGAAGCCTTCAAAGCGGGAAGCCTGCCATGGCACCGATGGGACGACCCTTTGTTGGACAGGGAAACTGCGAACGCCACTCGTCGAATTCTGTCCGACCTTAAGCGCACGTCGTGGCAGCGTGCCGAAAACCCCACCGAGTTCCTCATGAATATGGCAGATGCAGAGGCACTTCACGACCCAGATACGCGTACCTCCCTGCGAGAGGCACTGGAGTGGGTGCATGATGAACTGCTTCGAGGCGCGGAAGCAACGGACTTGCTTGCCCGGATCAAGGTCGGTGACTCATCTGCATTCATCAGCGCTCCCGGCGTTCATCTCCTGAGCGGGCACGCGGGCAAGGGGCAGCAGTTTGATTGGGTTTGCGTGGTTGGGGCTGAAGAAGGCGTGCTCCCGTTCTTCAAGGCGACGTCCTCCGAGGAACTAGCTGAAGAAGCGCGCGTTCTCTCCGTCATGATTTCGCGGGCTAGGCATGGGGCGCTGGTCTTACATTCGAAGTCTGTGGCGGACTCATACGGGAGGACTCGAAGTAAAGACGCCTCTCGGTTCGCCAGTTCACTCAAGAACGCCCCTTTGTGTCGGAGCGGTTCAGCCATTGTTGAGTGGCTGAAAGCCGCTGACTGGCAGAAGATATCTGCCAATTAG
- a CDS encoding glycosyltransferase, producing MTTPADQPPLTILIAADTYPPHINGAATFGYRLAKGMTGRGHNVHVLACRADDGKSFTEFRSEATVHRLRSHGVWTHEYFRICFPWEIKKEISLLFDRIKPDVVHIQSHYMIGEHVLYEAKKRGIRIVATNHFMPENLNPFLPFPQWFKDIIGRISWKDMGKVMGKADVITTPTPLAAKAMHQHAFLRKVLPLSNGIDSSAYELKPGEVIERNPYPTVVFVGRLAEEKHVDVLIKAVSKTPPELNVHLEIVGGGEVRPALEALVDRLGLGERVTFLGLASDEELRETYIKADLFCMPGTAELQSLVTLEAMSASTPVLLADAMALPHLVRDGENGFLFTPNDSDDLSAKVTKILQLPPEQLAAMGRASRRLVEPHSMQGTLQTFEDLYRGAGFEDKVV from the coding sequence GTGACAACGCCCGCTGACCAGCCACCCCTGACTATCCTGATTGCCGCGGATACGTATCCGCCGCACATCAACGGAGCCGCCACCTTCGGCTATCGCCTGGCCAAGGGTATGACCGGGCGCGGGCACAACGTGCACGTACTGGCCTGCCGCGCCGACGACGGTAAGAGCTTCACGGAGTTCCGGTCCGAGGCCACGGTGCACCGGCTTCGGTCCCACGGCGTGTGGACCCATGAGTACTTCCGCATCTGTTTCCCGTGGGAAATCAAGAAGGAAATCAGCCTCCTGTTCGACCGGATCAAGCCGGACGTGGTGCACATCCAAAGCCACTACATGATCGGCGAGCATGTTCTCTATGAGGCGAAAAAGCGCGGCATACGCATCGTGGCCACCAACCACTTCATGCCGGAGAACCTGAACCCTTTCCTGCCCTTCCCGCAGTGGTTCAAGGACATCATCGGGCGAATCTCCTGGAAGGACATGGGCAAGGTCATGGGGAAGGCGGACGTCATCACCACGCCCACCCCGCTCGCTGCGAAGGCAATGCACCAACACGCCTTCCTTCGTAAAGTCCTGCCGCTGTCCAACGGGATTGACTCTTCGGCCTATGAACTGAAGCCGGGGGAGGTCATTGAACGCAATCCCTACCCCACAGTGGTGTTTGTTGGACGCCTGGCCGAGGAAAAGCACGTGGATGTGCTGATCAAGGCTGTCTCGAAGACGCCGCCCGAGCTCAACGTCCACCTCGAAATCGTGGGCGGCGGCGAGGTCCGCCCGGCGCTTGAGGCATTGGTTGACAGGCTGGGCCTGGGGGAGCGGGTGACGTTCCTGGGGCTTGCCAGCGACGAGGAACTCCGCGAGACCTACATCAAGGCGGACCTGTTCTGCATGCCCGGCACGGCCGAGCTGCAGTCACTGGTGACCCTGGAGGCGATGTCCGCGTCAACGCCTGTGTTGCTGGCGGACGCCATGGCCCTCCCGCACCTGGTGCGGGACGGGGAGAACGGCTTCCTGTTTACGCCCAACGACAGCGACGACCTCTCGGCCAAGGTCACCAAGATCCTCCAGCTGCCGCCCGAGCAGCTCGCCGCCATGGGCCGGGCCAGCCGCAGGCTGGTGGAACCTCACAGCATGCAGGGCACTCTGCAAACCTTCGAGGATCTCTACCGGGGTGCCGGTTTCGAGGACAAAGTGGTCTAG
- a CDS encoding CDP-alcohol phosphatidyltransferase family protein, with protein sequence MRIIGAGSRPGRPHVDHDRVLTVPNVLTVLRFMGVPIFIWLVLARQEYGFAVLVLAIMAGTDWVDGYVARRFDQASKLGRVMDPIADRLALIAVAITLVIAGIVHWLYLAALVVPDAVLLVLTLSYFHGHPDLPVSLIGKIRTGLLLLGTPLLVLSRLDVPFADALFVAAWIVLGLGLTGHWIAAYNYFWAILRKGRMQSHHHDGGTA encoded by the coding sequence ATGAGGATTATTGGCGCTGGCTCCCGTCCGGGCCGCCCGCACGTTGACCACGACCGCGTGCTGACCGTGCCCAACGTGCTCACCGTCCTGCGCTTTATGGGTGTGCCGATCTTCATTTGGCTGGTACTGGCCCGGCAGGAGTATGGCTTCGCGGTCCTGGTGCTGGCCATCATGGCCGGCACGGACTGGGTGGATGGGTACGTGGCCCGCCGTTTTGACCAGGCTTCCAAGCTCGGCCGCGTGATGGATCCGATCGCTGACAGGCTGGCACTGATTGCAGTTGCCATCACGCTGGTTATCGCCGGCATTGTCCACTGGCTTTACCTTGCCGCGCTGGTGGTACCGGATGCTGTTCTTCTTGTCCTGACCCTCTCCTACTTCCACGGCCACCCCGACCTGCCAGTGAGCCTGATCGGAAAGATCCGGACCGGCCTCCTGCTCCTGGGCACACCTCTTTTGGTCCTGTCCCGGCTGGATGTGCCGTTTGCCGATGCTCTTTTTGTTGCAGCCTGGATAGTGCTCGGCCTGGGCCTGACCGGTCACTGGATTGCCGCGTACAACTATTTCTGGGCCATCCTGCGGAAGGGCAGAATGCAATCACATCATCACGACGGCGGCACCGCCTGA
- a CDS encoding site-specific DNA-methyltransferase: MEPHGRLTLTWTGKDASLINAPDGGYEWVAQDDVRVHEVRRLLPEDHCSSSVAEPTPGATDDNMLIIGDSSDALRALIHHPDYAQKYRGKVKLVYVDPPFNTGQTFEHYDDGLEHSVWLTVMRDRLVQIRDLLSEDGSVWVHLDDAEMAYLKVIMDEVFGRRNYVTSVIWRKVDSPNDNKVTVTPDHENILCYTKNPSTRNTFNRKIDPALAAAYGKVDESGRRYRDRLLRKNGKSSLRSDRETMFFKLTDPDGNDVYPIRDDGREGRWAAGVEGVQRAEAEGRLIWTKRIDDAGVEKWVPYTREYAPDVPERPWATIWTDVHTSRQTKAHLKTMFPEEGTQFSTPKPELLLERIIHIASNPGDIVLDCFGGSGTTAAVAHKMGRHWVTVELSQNTVNTFTKPRLQRVTNNEDPGGITMLPPREVPTEDDFPEGGVLDEYKTANKVLKELVNAGLLNSNDAAVQELKRLTKSKVIPAEERWAGGGSFGVYSIAPSMYTLDEDGYPLFADHALNGVFTEGARVQLGFAKNAIDRYPFAGQRDTTLLAVVDGIVSAANVRDIVRSLREDERVIVASKGIAPGASELLRASSPGSHIKKFPLHASFDVLKAVRS, translated from the coding sequence ATGGAGCCCCACGGACGCTTGACACTGACATGGACCGGCAAAGACGCCTCCCTGATAAACGCCCCTGATGGGGGGTACGAGTGGGTGGCACAAGACGACGTCCGCGTACATGAAGTCAGGCGATTGCTGCCGGAAGATCACTGCTCGTCCTCTGTTGCCGAACCGACGCCCGGTGCCACCGATGACAACATGCTCATCATTGGGGATTCATCTGATGCGCTCCGCGCCTTGATCCACCATCCCGATTACGCGCAAAAGTACCGGGGCAAAGTGAAGCTCGTCTACGTCGATCCGCCATTTAACACTGGTCAGACCTTTGAGCACTACGACGATGGTCTGGAACACTCGGTGTGGCTGACGGTGATGCGGGATCGGCTGGTTCAGATTCGTGATTTGCTGTCCGAAGACGGCTCGGTCTGGGTCCACCTTGACGACGCCGAAATGGCTTACCTCAAAGTCATCATGGATGAGGTGTTTGGACGACGAAATTACGTCACGTCGGTGATCTGGAGGAAGGTCGACAGCCCGAACGATAACAAAGTAACTGTCACCCCTGATCACGAAAACATCCTCTGCTACACCAAGAATCCGTCCACACGGAACACATTCAATCGGAAGATTGATCCCGCACTGGCGGCTGCCTACGGGAAGGTTGATGAGTCTGGACGCCGCTATCGGGACAGGCTGCTCAGGAAGAACGGGAAGAGCAGCCTCCGGTCAGACCGGGAGACGATGTTTTTCAAGCTAACCGATCCAGACGGAAACGATGTTTATCCGATTCGTGATGACGGTCGCGAGGGACGATGGGCGGCAGGTGTTGAGGGTGTTCAGCGAGCCGAGGCTGAAGGTCGCCTGATCTGGACCAAGCGGATCGATGACGCTGGAGTCGAAAAGTGGGTTCCGTACACGCGGGAGTATGCGCCCGACGTTCCAGAGCGTCCATGGGCAACTATCTGGACTGACGTTCACACGAGCCGACAAACCAAAGCTCATTTGAAGACCATGTTCCCTGAAGAAGGAACACAGTTCTCCACGCCCAAGCCCGAGCTGCTGCTCGAACGAATCATTCACATTGCGAGCAACCCCGGCGACATCGTCTTGGACTGCTTCGGCGGGTCTGGGACCACCGCGGCCGTTGCACACAAGATGGGACGGCACTGGGTCACCGTTGAGCTTTCGCAAAATACCGTCAACACGTTCACGAAACCGCGTCTCCAGAGAGTCACCAATAACGAGGACCCCGGCGGCATAACTATGTTGCCGCCGAGAGAAGTACCCACGGAAGACGATTTCCCCGAAGGCGGGGTGCTCGATGAGTACAAAACCGCCAACAAAGTGCTGAAGGAGCTAGTCAACGCCGGACTGCTGAACTCCAACGATGCAGCCGTCCAAGAACTCAAGCGACTCACCAAATCGAAGGTGATTCCTGCGGAAGAGCGGTGGGCAGGCGGCGGCTCGTTTGGTGTCTATAGTATTGCCCCGAGCATGTACACGCTGGATGAAGACGGGTACCCGCTTTTTGCCGACCACGCTCTCAACGGAGTGTTTACAGAGGGGGCACGGGTGCAGCTTGGCTTCGCCAAGAACGCAATTGATAGGTACCCCTTTGCTGGTCAGCGAGACACGACTCTGCTGGCAGTGGTAGATGGGATTGTCAGTGCAGCCAATGTCAGGGACATCGTCCGATCCCTTCGCGAGGATGAGCGAGTCATCGTAGCCAGCAAAGGTATTGCACCGGGAGCCTCGGAGCTACTCCGCGCGTCGTCTCCCGGTTCTCACATAAAGAAGTTTCCACTGCATGCATCCTTTGACGTCCTGAAGGCGGTTCGCTCATGA